In a single window of the Xanthomonas cassavae CFBP 4642 genome:
- the mobA gene encoding plasmid mobilization protein MobA, whose translation MARKKSETRKRTVVAYARMTPEEYADVQEKAAASGNTVSAFIRAASLGRKLRDRQDRLAVAEVVGVAAEMRRLGGLQKHLFYEGGKARSAEYSAVLAALKAAGDELTLALKRLGPDEAEMGLDDEAGPDDY comes from the coding sequence ATGGCGCGCAAGAAGTCTGAAACGCGCAAGCGCACTGTCGTTGCCTATGCGCGCATGACGCCCGAGGAATATGCGGACGTGCAGGAGAAGGCGGCGGCATCGGGGAACACGGTGTCGGCATTCATCCGGGCCGCGTCGCTTGGCCGGAAGCTGCGCGACCGGCAGGACCGCTTAGCAGTCGCGGAAGTCGTGGGCGTGGCGGCAGAAATGCGGCGGCTGGGCGGCCTACAAAAACACCTTTTCTATGAAGGCGGGAAGGCGCGAAGCGCCGAGTATTCTGCCGTGCTTGCGGCATTGAAAGCGGCGGGCGACGAGCTGACATTGGCACTCAAGCGGCTTGGACCGGACGAGGCCGAAATGGGCTTAGACGACGAGGCCGGGCCTGATGATTATTGA
- a CDS encoding DotA/TraY family protein: MPFSPCPSDGEPCTDQSVAILREVFGPVIDQLAAGADPDTVSATANILASMFSVFNSGVLVVGSLIVSYVAAVGVLNTANDGEAMGRNWSSLWTPVRIVAGGASLLPTASGFSFIQLFGLMVALWGVGLANAVYDKGVTLGLLKPEGLIATVNDPGSQYGLRQFARQYVAASYCANAANSIFAGFGGNTPQVRANSEPDRVFNAGGRREYVFEIKDRNRTTNLAGGAPICGTVKVAEYHAQPRDDATAQ; the protein is encoded by the coding sequence ATGCCATTCAGCCCTTGCCCCTCTGACGGGGAACCTTGCACCGATCAGTCGGTGGCGATCCTGCGCGAGGTTTTCGGCCCGGTCATTGACCAGCTCGCGGCCGGTGCCGACCCCGACACCGTAAGCGCGACGGCAAACATCCTCGCGTCGATGTTCAGCGTGTTCAATTCTGGCGTGCTGGTCGTCGGGTCGCTTATCGTGTCCTACGTCGCGGCAGTCGGCGTTCTGAATACCGCGAACGATGGCGAAGCGATGGGCCGGAACTGGTCGTCGCTCTGGACGCCCGTTCGTATCGTCGCAGGTGGTGCATCGCTGCTGCCGACTGCAAGCGGCTTTAGCTTCATCCAGCTATTCGGCCTCATGGTCGCGCTGTGGGGCGTGGGCCTCGCAAATGCCGTCTACGACAAGGGCGTCACGCTCGGGCTGCTCAAGCCCGAAGGCTTGATCGCAACCGTCAATGATCCCGGCAGCCAGTATGGGCTGCGCCAGTTCGCCCGGCAGTATGTCGCGGCGAGCTACTGCGCGAACGCTGCAAATTCGATCTTTGCAGGCTTCGGCGGAAACACGCCGCAGGTGCGTGCCAATAGCGAGCCCGACCGCGTGTTCAATGCCGGAGGCCGACGCGAATACGTGTTCGAGATCAAGGACCGGAACCGGACGACGAATCTGGCCGGTGGCGCCCCCATTTGCGGCACAGTGAAGGTCGCCGAGTACCACGCCCAGCCTCGCGACGACGCGACGGCGCAA
- a CDS encoding type IV secretory system conjugative DNA transfer family protein, translated as MPEIQVGERGNAQWFKYVMLPRVVLFVLAAWLGIWIGTWPFAPSGMARAGYAFNLALWTGIPVSIAYMLYLGWRDRKADKEAATQPAATQDVDDAQREAWRHDFKGLFIGHSTGFLQARKPDNSGWPTPEGAPIELSPEDAAKNILVLGGIGSGKTTRSVNPLLSRVLQQSPGALIFDIKTDYRDTAEKIAEACGRSVKIVGDGGMTLNLFRGCTPEVAASYLKSCFLTEGQGHGDSAFWVDSAVESCRHALNLLNLLDPPNYSIAGCYEAVFYDSVRDKLLAAGAEQIESMTDRQQRLFLQSQRFFVEVWNKHDEKLKRNIMGTINSVLSPFNHPDLVDAFSQASVQGEADLSELIRDGAVFIVNLPVTKYGKEGARFAYLLIKLRFFTMMRERKQHPEWDQQRHVAFICDEYQAIIDPVSDGDFWDKSRSTKTVGIVSMQGVASLTQALGGNRQASDAILQNFRQRIIYRTEDTETLRMIQSVLGQVDVTVTTGSASYSESRSNPTGLHGSASRSESTSETESTSMTRQELFGPADMRALTADECLFIGNIAERSVDEVLRVEPLYM; from the coding sequence ATGCCTGAAATCCAAGTCGGCGAGCGCGGGAACGCGCAATGGTTCAAGTATGTGATGCTGCCGCGTGTCGTCCTGTTCGTGCTGGCCGCGTGGCTGGGAATCTGGATCGGCACATGGCCGTTCGCTCCGTCCGGAATGGCCCGCGCAGGGTACGCTTTCAATCTGGCGCTCTGGACCGGTATCCCCGTCAGTATCGCGTACATGCTATATCTTGGTTGGCGCGACCGGAAGGCGGACAAAGAAGCCGCAACCCAGCCAGCAGCAACGCAGGACGTTGACGACGCGCAGCGCGAGGCATGGCGGCACGATTTCAAAGGGCTTTTCATCGGCCATTCGACGGGCTTTCTGCAAGCGCGAAAGCCCGACAATTCGGGTTGGCCGACGCCCGAAGGTGCGCCCATTGAGCTAAGCCCGGAAGATGCCGCAAAGAACATTCTGGTACTCGGTGGCATCGGCTCAGGTAAGACAACCCGTTCCGTCAATCCGCTGCTCTCTCGTGTGCTGCAACAGAGCCCCGGCGCGCTGATTTTCGACATAAAAACAGATTACCGGGACACGGCGGAGAAGATCGCCGAAGCCTGCGGCCGGTCAGTCAAGATCGTGGGCGACGGCGGCATGACGTTGAACCTGTTCCGGGGATGCACGCCGGAAGTCGCCGCGTCCTACCTGAAAAGCTGTTTTCTCACCGAAGGGCAGGGCCACGGCGACAGCGCGTTTTGGGTTGATTCTGCCGTCGAGTCGTGTCGGCACGCACTCAACCTCCTGAATCTGCTCGATCCGCCGAATTACAGCATCGCCGGGTGCTATGAAGCCGTGTTCTATGACAGCGTGCGCGACAAGCTACTTGCCGCCGGAGCCGAGCAAATCGAGAGCATGACAGACCGGCAACAGCGCCTTTTCTTGCAGTCGCAACGGTTCTTTGTGGAAGTCTGGAACAAGCATGATGAAAAGCTGAAACGCAACATCATGGGAACCATCAATTCCGTGCTGTCGCCGTTCAACCATCCCGACCTTGTAGATGCCTTCTCGCAAGCCAGCGTGCAGGGCGAGGCCGATCTATCGGAATTGATCCGAGACGGGGCCGTGTTCATCGTCAATTTGCCGGTCACGAAGTACGGCAAAGAAGGCGCACGCTTCGCTTACCTGCTGATAAAGCTGCGATTCTTCACGATGATGCGGGAGCGCAAGCAACATCCCGAGTGGGATCAGCAGCGGCATGTGGCGTTCATCTGCGACGAATACCAAGCAATCATTGATCCCGTGTCCGATGGCGACTTTTGGGACAAGAGCCGCAGCACAAAGACGGTCGGCATTGTTTCCATGCAAGGCGTCGCCTCGTTGACGCAAGCCTTGGGCGGAAACAGGCAGGCATCGGACGCGATACTGCAAAACTTCCGGCAGCGCATCATCTACCGTACCGAGGACACCGAAACGCTGCGCATGATCCAGTCCGTTTTAGGACAAGTGGACGTGACAGTGACAACGGGCAGCGCGAGCTATTCCGAGTCCCGCAGTAACCCGACCGGCCTGCACGGCAGCGCAAGTCGCAGCGAGTCCACAAGCGAGACGGAAAGCACGAGCATGACGCGGCAAGAGCTGTTCGGCCCAGCCGACATGCGTGCTCTGACTGCCGACGAATGCCTGTTCATTGGCAACATCGCGGAACGCTCGGTCGATGAAGTGCTGCGCGTTGAACCCCTGTATATGTGA